In one Ictalurus furcatus strain D&B chromosome 10, Billie_1.0, whole genome shotgun sequence genomic region, the following are encoded:
- the LOC128613842 gene encoding C-type mannose receptor 2-like, translated as MKTCLFLLLFYTGVIPTVLSVSHKYYLINQGKTWSDAQAYCRATYTDLAIIKSNDDMEQLQKEAQMQQFSSSTWIGLYNDVNSWRWSFGNEPLGSMTKWKPGEPNNRGGHEECVVTSSLAWFDTPCTRKFPLLCFDDRQTGTGSYIYISSTITFLEAQSYCRQHYTDLTSVRNATEHLAIQGLVPGNTWIGLFRDAWKWVDKTNFSTSSWMSGKPDNALGNENCGYLNNSQAADAQCSDVMPFFCYSEIIKKQIIRLKIHSNQDVNNLISQSAILEQIRQKLKDHGMAENITVEWRKQSNGVVFHKEKEVD; from the exons GAGTCATCCCCActgtcctctctgtctctcataaGTACTATCTGATAAATCAGGGGAAAACATGGAGTGATGCTCAGGCTTACTGTCGGGCTACATATACTGACCTGGCGATCATTAAAAGCAATGATGACATGGAACAACTTCAGAAAGAAGCACAGATGCAACAGTTCAGTTCCAGCACTTGGATTGGACTGTACAATGATGTCAACAGCTGGCGCTGGTCCTTTGGAAATGAGCCATTGGGAAGTATGACAAAATGGAAGCCAGGAGAGCCTAACAACAGGGGCGGACATGAAGAGTGTGTTGTAACATCTTCGTTGGCTTGGTTTGACACCCCATGTACACGGAAGTTTCCCCTTCTCTGCTTTGATG acagacaaactgGCACTGGGAGTTACATTTATATCTCTAGTACAATCACCTTTCTTGAAGCTCAGAGTTACTGTAGACAGCATTATACAGACCTGACCAGTGTGAGAAACGCAACAGAACACCTAGCTATACAGGGACTGGTCCCTGGAAATACTTGGATTGGCCTGTTCAGAGACGCCTGGAAGTGGGTAGACAAAACCAACTTCTCTACCAGCAGCTGGATGTCAGGAAAACCTGATAATGCCCTGGGGAATGAAAATTGTGGTTATTTAAATAACAGTCAGGCCGCTGATGCACAGTGCTCAGATGTAATGCCTTTCTTCTGTTACTCAG aaataattaaaaaacaaatcatcaGACTGAAGATCCATTCCAATCAGGATGTTAACAATCTGATATCACAGTCAGCCATCTTAGAGCAG ATCAGGCAAAAACTGAAGGATCATGGGATGGCAGAGAACATCACAGTGGAATGGAGAAAGCAATCAAATGGAGTAGTTTTTCACAAGGAGAAAGAAGTAGATTAG